A genomic region of Oryza glaberrima chromosome 1, OglaRS2, whole genome shotgun sequence contains the following coding sequences:
- the LOC127760064 gene encoding cytosolic sulfotransferase 5-like produces MASASPPSLLPASAPNAEEDEESHREVYEQLRQLVSTYPTVPSGFDTAPYHRHPDGWYTSLPAMVSVMVAQRHFTARDTDIIIATFPKCGTTWLKALLFATVHRDGGGVEDDAALAQLRARNPHELVPFLEIQVYVRDRVPDLSSLPAPRLLATHIPRPSLPASIAASGCKVVYICRDPKDCLVSLWHFHDAQRPEPRGDVGEEFRLFCDGVSPVGSYWDHVLAYWRWHVERPGQVLFMTYEELSADTLGQLRRLAEFVGRPFTGEERAARVDEAIVKACSFESLAGAEVNRSGTVELMEEPMRNAEFFRRGVVGGWPNYLSLEMATRIDEITESKFKGSGLVLPTMMTM; encoded by the coding sequence ATGGCATCCGCATCGCCACCCTCGCTGCTGCCGGCTTCTGCGCCCAATGCCGAAGAGGACGAGGAATCCCACCGAGAAGTTTACGAGCAGCTCCGCCAGCTCGTGTCGACCTACCCGACCGTGCCAAGCGGCTTCGACACGGCCCCGTACCACCGCCACCCGGACGGCTGGTACACGTCCCTGCCGGCGATGGTCAGCGTCATGGTGGCGCAGCGCCACTTCACCGCCCGCGACACCGACATCATCATCGCCACATTCCCCAAGTGCGGCACCACCTGGCTCAAGGCGCTCCTCTTCGCGACCGTccaccgcgacggcggcggcgtggaggacgACGCGGCGCTCGCGCAGCTCAGGGCGCGGAACCCGCACGAGCTCGTCCCGTTCCTCGAGATCCAGGTGTACGTGCGCGACAGGGTGCCCGACCTGAGCTCGCTCCCGGCGCCGCGGCTCCTCGCGACGCACATCCCGCGCCCGTCGCTGccggcctccatcgccgcaTCCGGCTGCAAGGTGGTGTACATCTGCCGCGACCCCAAGGACTGCCTCGTGTCGCTGTGGCACTTCCACGACGCGCAGCGGCCGGAGCCacgcggcgacgtcggcgaggagTTCCGCCTCTTCTGCGACGGCGTGTCGCCGGTCGGCTCGTACTGGGACCACGTGCTTGCTTACTGGCGGTGGCACGTCGAGCGGCCGGGGCAGGTGCTGTTCATGACGTACGAGGAGCTGAGCGCCGACACGCTGGGGCAGCTGCGCCGCCTCGCGGAGTTCGTCGGCCGGCCGTTCACCGGCGAGGAGCGGGCGGCCCGGGTGGACGAGGCGATCGTGAAGGCGTGCAGCTTCGAGAGCCTAGCGGGCGCGGAGGTGAACAGGTCAGGGACGGTTGAGCTGATGGAGGAGCCGATGCGGAACGCCGAGTTCTTCCGGCGAGGCGTCGTCGGGGGCTGGCCGAACTACCTGTCGCTGGAGATGGCCACAAGGATCGACGAGATTACCGAGAGCAAGTTCAAAGGCTCTGGACTGGTGTTGCCCACGATGATGACCATGTAA